The following are encoded in a window of Peromyscus leucopus breed LL Stock chromosome X, UCI_PerLeu_2.1, whole genome shotgun sequence genomic DNA:
- the LOC114701541 gene encoding mitochondrial intermembrane space import and assembly protein 40-like: protein MAYCRQEGKDQVVFVTRDDHEGPSNESNAELVVGNSNDPYEEYGLIMPNGEINWNCPCLGATASSPCEEYFKSAFPCFHNSPEELEESGSIDEFQAMQEGMQKYPDVYAHEGENEEDNDDFYEEDEEGEEEEEEDEYYVEGGR from the exons ATGGCCTACTGCCGGCAGGAAGGGAAGGATCAAGTCGTATTTGTGACCAGAGACGACCACGAGGGTCCCAGCAATGAAAGCAACGCAGAGCTGGTGGTTGGCAACTCCAATGACCCCTACGAGGAGTACGGGTTGATAATGCCAAACGGAGAAATTAACTGGAATTGCCCGTGCCTTGGGGCAACAGCCAGCAGCCCCTGTGAAGAATACTTCAAGTCGGCCTTCCCCTGCTTCCACAACAGCCCCGAGGAACTCGAGGAGTCCGGCAGTATAGACGAGTTCCAGGCCATGCAGGAGGGCATGCAGAAATACCCAGACGTCTATGCCCACGAAGGGGAGAATGAGGAGGACAACGACGACTTCTACGAAGAGGACGAGgagggcgaggaggaggaggaagaggatgagtaCTAtgtggagg gaggaagatga
- the LOC114701531 gene encoding transcription factor SPT20 homolog — MEQTLQEALEWADDIIETVQQQPPPARPESNGEKSLQEKLYDIYVEECEKEPEAEGLRSNVNLLEKLMKREALPCLVINLYPENQGYSLMLKDKSGSFSETFQLPYEVEKLLEYLDAEALPSFLIDVLEKSPVNVFHHGCVVAEIRDFRQCGSIYPPEEPGPEPAASSTGPSLAYQTRHILLRPTMQTLVSDIESISTTDNRQWTQEEKLELESQLLLATAEPLCLDPSVAVTCTTNRLLFNDQKMNTDPMKQSFKRHASPFLDQQEVPSGCTCPPDLTTMMPFQKQAKIIPDDPSDLEIDGADTWKQRLCELTVPSEMDVQTYVDEMPSLPFDEAEPTVSAASEVKYDCTFDYEDDDLLWDMNPSIMTSLNDPLFSDDIFLPPEDRSDSQMYLPPMPLGDYSDDFMAGVNPEPRKTLDVCQEPVQSKASCPGVMPQGCSSSVCLPQPSPGEKPTTSLVPSSVLEKESRTPLPVPLAPVTAQGSSSVSSLRPQASRDTSPAPKAATVVQQSGPVGGNRVSALPPPAPANAKSSGNNPKIQPSTSTTGVNVIHVVRSLSNLSSLVGSSSQARGSPTSAPAAEGNTQTSLPTREQLPGPSQRPVKPPMQLIINNTANPLTVKLPPGSVILRPEPQKPSQGQVRQPQQRQPQQIYVLIPKQHQPPRAPVPPQPQPQLPASSQGSNQQPASLPAQQTSHLNIEQTGRPNTGGTRVIQQTHTSVVCQVGSTQQGHRQNLHSQSFQLSATVVHQGQTQTQNVQLRIIPRIVSVSRVAPQTSECGCAAGEPSEKGPGDPPTSPGPKSTSL; from the coding sequence ATGGAACAAACTTTACAGGAAGCTTTGGAGTGGGCAGATGATATTATTGAGACTGTCCAGCAGCAGCCCCCTCCAGCGAGACCCGAGTCTAACGGGGAGAAATCTCTTCAGGAGAAACTGTATGACATTTATGTTGAGGAATGTGAAAAAGAGCCTGAGGCAGAGGGCCTTCGAAGCAATGTCAACTTGCTAGAGAAGCTGATGAAGAGAGAGGCGTTGCCATGTTTAGTGATCAACCTGTACCCCGAAAATCAGGGCTATTCTCTCATGCTCAAGGACAAAAGTGGGTCATTTTCAGAGACCTTTCAGTTGCCTTATGAAGTAGAGAAACTGCTGGAATATTTGGATGCTGAAGCGTTACCTTCTTTTCTGATTGATGTCCTGGAAAAATCTCCTGTGAATGTTTTTCACCATGGGTGCGTCGTAGCAGAAATCCGAGACTTCAGGCAGTGCGGTAGCATCTACCCTCCTGAGGAGCCTGGTCCAGAGCCTGCTGCATCATCTACTGGGCCCTCTCTTGCTTACCAAACTCGGCATATTCTCTTACGTCCAACCATGCAGACTCTTGTGAGTGACATAGAGTCCATATCAACAACTGATAACCGTCAGTGGACCCAGGAAGAGAAACTTGAGCTTGAGAGCCAACTGCTCTTAGCTACAGCAGAGCCGCTGTGTCTGGATCCCTCTGTTGCTGTCACCTGCACGACCAACAGACTGCTGTTTAATGACCAGAAGATGAACACTGACCCCATGAAACAAAGCTTCAAGAGGCATGCGTCCCCCTTTCTGGATCAACAGGAGGTGCCATCTGGATGTACCTGTCCCCCTGACCTCACAACCATGATGCCTTTCCAAAAACAGGCAAAAATAATTCCAGATGACCCGTCTGACCTGGAGATTGATGGAGCAGACACCTGGAAGCAGAGACTCTGTGAACTGACTGTGCCTTCAGAGATGGACGTGCAGACATATGTTGATGAGATGCCATCTCTGCCCTTTGACGAGGCAGAACCAACCGTCTCAGCAGCTTCTGAGGTAAAATATGATTGTACGTTTGATTATGAGGATGATGATCTGCTATGGGATATGAATCCAAGTATCATGACATCCCTTAATGATCCACTTTTCTCTGATGACATATTTCTACCTCCAGAGGACAGAAGTGATAGCCAGATGTATCTCCCTCCCATGCCCCTGGGTGATTATTCAGATGATTTCATGGCTGGGGTAAACCCCGAGCCTAGGAAAACATTGGATGTGTGCCAAGAGCCTGTCCAGAGCAAAGCCAGCTGTCCAGGCGTGATGCCACAGGGATGTAGTAGCTCAGTCTGTCTTCCTCAGCCCTCCCCGGGGGAGAAGCCCACAACCAGCTTAGTGCCATCCTCAGTCTTAGAGAAGGAAAGCAGAACTCCACTACCAGTTCCACTTGCCCCCGTCACAGCACAGGGCTCCTCATCTGTCAGCTCCCTCAGACCACAGGCTAGCCGAGACACATCCCCTGCTCCTAAGGCAGCCACTGTGGTCCAGCAGAGTGGACCTGTAGGAGGGAACAGAGTTAGCGCccttcctccccctgccccagccaACGCTAAGTCATCAGGAAACAACCCGAAGATCCAGCCCTCCACCAGCACCACTGGGGTGAATGTGATCCATGTGGTAAGGTCTTTGTCAAACCTTTCCAGTCTGGTGGGTAGTTCCAGCCAGGCCCGAGGCAGCCCCACCAGTGCCCCAGCTGCTGAGGGAAACACTCAAACTAGCCTACCGACCAGAGAGCAGCTACCCGGGCCATCACAGCGTCCTGTGAAGCCCCCTATGCAGCTCATTATAAATAATACAGCAAATCCCTTAACTGTAAAGCTTCCCCCTGGCTCTGTCATTCTGCGCCCAGAGCCTCAGAAGCCATCCCAGGGACAGGTACGGCAGccacagcagaggcagccacagcAGATATACGTATTGATTCCAAAACAGCATCAGCCACCCAGGGCCCCTGTCcccccacagccacagccacagctacCAGCTTCCTCCCAAGGGTCCAACCAACAGCCGGCATCCTTGCCAGCTCAGCAAACCAGTCACCTTAACATTGAGCAGACCGGTCGCCCTAACACTGGGGGGACCAGAGTGATTCAACAGACCCATACATCTGTGGTCTGTCAGGTGGGCTCCACCCAGCAGGGACACAGGCAGAATCTTCATTCCCAGAGCTTCCAGCTCTCGGCTACCGTGGTACATCAGGGTCAGACTCAGACCCAGAACGTGCAGCTGCGAATCATTCCACGCATAGTGAGTGTGTCCAGAGTAGCCCCTCAGACCTCGGAGTGTGGGTGTGCAGCTGGGGAACCCAGTGAGAAAGGACCAGGAGATCCACCAACCTCCCCAGGTCCTAAGTCtacttctctttaa